A part of Flavobacteriaceae bacterium GSB9 genomic DNA contains:
- the gcvH gene encoding glycine cleavage system protein GcvH — protein sequence MNIPSELKYTKDHEWVSVEGDIATIGITDFAQSELGDIVYVEVETLDETLDAEEIFGTVEAVKTVSDLFLPLSGEVVEFNELLEDEPEKVNSDPYGDGWMIKVKISDAEEINGLMSADDYKALIGA from the coding sequence ATGAACATTCCTTCCGAATTAAAATATACAAAAGACCACGAGTGGGTGTCAGTTGAAGGTGATATAGCCACTATTGGAATTACCGATTTTGCACAAAGTGAATTGGGTGATATTGTTTATGTAGAGGTTGAAACTTTAGACGAAACCCTTGATGCCGAAGAAATTTTTGGAACCGTTGAAGCCGTAAAAACGGTGTCAGATTTATTTTTACCATTGTCTGGAGAAGTTGTTGAATTTAATGAGCTTTTAGAAGACGAACCGGAAAAAGTGAATTCAGACCCCTATGGCGATGGCTGGATGATAAAGGTGAAAATATCCGATGCTGAAGAAATAAACGGTTTGATGTCTGCCGATGATTACAAAGCGTTAATAGGTGCCTAA
- the sprA gene encoding cell surface protein SprA, whose product MNRTNLKPYKHYTLFACVLCFSIWSWGQEPVQDSVQTGYNVGTLKVPDPNSIESKYTYDPVTDRYIYTEKVGEFNINYPIILTPDEYYALVARESLKGYYKEKIDAFDGKKEGSEEERKNLLPEFYVKSDFFETIFGSNVIEVVPQGSVEMDLGILFSKQDNPSFSPRNRNNFTFDFDQRISLSLMGKVGTRLQVTANYDTQSTFDFQNLIKLEYTPTEDDIIQKIEVGNVSMPLNSSLITGAQSLFGVKAQLQFGKTTVTGVFSEQKSQGNTVVAQGGGTLEEFELFARDYDENRHFFLAQYFRDTYDASLANYPFINNRGLQITRIEVWVTNRSNRTENVRNIVALQDLGEIGYNQADPENDDILLDPIPSGFINSAGPFPDNGNNDLNPKAIGSGSILTEQIRDISTAGQGFGSLNSQVNEGSDYAKLENARKLNQGQEYTVNTELGYISLNQRLNNDEVLAVAFQYTVGGKVYQVGEFANDGVDATDVETNEQGQVTSVVNTSLVLKMLKSSITNVGQPIWDLMMKNIYDTGAYNLSQEDFTLNIFYNEASPLNFVSPIPEAGETPEQADFELDINGNLVDENTKEDDKIQNSPLLRVFNLDKLNFNNDPQTRGDGFFDFVPGITVIPQNGKIVFTSAEPFGKYLHNILGDGNYDDESSYNLDQQKYVFRTLYNSTKTAALEEAEKNKFKIKGRYKSTGGDGIPIGSFNVPRGSVRVTAGGRVLVEGVDYTVNYQLGRVQILDEALKASNTPIKVSTENNAVFGQQTRRFTGFNVEHKFNENFVLGGTLLNLNERPITQKANYGSESINNTIFGFNGNYATKVPFLTRLANKLPNIDTDVESNVSLRGEFAYLAPGAPKGTDLNGEATSYIDDFEGSQNGIDLTSQQSWFLSSRPIDLNGDGNPDPEDTEIIDNGFNRAMLNWYVIDPIFYTSRRPDGVTDDDLSDLYTSRVFINELFPDRDIVQGQNSVLYTLDLAYYPDERGPYNFDPDAADGTIDNPRDAWAGITRQITSTDFEQQNVEYIDFWLQDPFQGNPNNPGGKLVFNLGNISEDIIRDGKKLYENGLPEDGNVDLLQKTTWGTVTPQNQSLVYAFDTTGQERTNQDVGYDGYSDSQEAPLSEDPVLESIYSNFRNLEDPSNDNYTYFLNTDGDIFERYKRFNGVDGNTPDTFSNTNRGANTQPDVEDINRDNTMNTIDSYYEYELDLAPENLPKTQEEFKNLPDSNPLKQFLRDFKDPSRNFPNGDSEENVRWYQFRIPVQGAHAKAVGGITDLRSVRFARIYMKEFEEPTVFRFGTLDLVRSDWRRFTQALDKDDPEPSDPLTDFSVGVIGTIENEGSYESPPGIRPEELFNNNTVVRQNEQSLVEKVCNLEVDDARAAFKNIDLDMRQYKRIRMFMHADDGNDSGTGNLNDGDLVGFIRMGNDLTENYYQIEVPLVLTSSTNNEVWPTENEINLPIDILGKVKAEGISRATLANVDPTFYDVVNGELVLAENPFDGHVIGQHRVGIKGNPSFGDIRTLMVGIKNVSGDNNTCAEVWFNELRLSDLDNEGGWAAVVSMDGNIADFANVSATARQSTSGFGGLEQGPSQRSLEDVKQYDVVTNINVGQLLPKKWGVQLPFNYGQSEELITPKYDQFYKDLTLDSRLDAANDEAERERIKNQSEDYTKRQSINFIGVRKNRTTDKKPRFYDVENVTLNYSYNKVQHRDFEIENSVNKTLRVGANYAHNFNPVKVEPFKNNDSLFRNKYWKIIKDFNVNLMPSSFTVNTDINRQFNRQKFREVDLTGDNIGIEELFRRNYTFDFQYTLNYNLTDALQFNFTAANNNIVRNYFKDNDLIRGEQDERLDVWDGLLDVGDPNRQTQNLGVTYQLPINKIPTFSFIDATYQYTGSFQWQKGSDLFGNVELDGQTYDLGNAIQNSNVHNINASLDMTRFYKYIGLVKKPVRTVRRRSGTPGGPSGANDDDKKPNRPKNKSMTKILNAGVDILTTIKRIQATYSENNGMFLPGYTRTPGFIGTLKPTVGFTFGSQSDVRYLAARRGWLTAFPEFNQQFTATNTKQLDLSASLQPVNDLQIDLIGNRAYYENYAENFNVQNGVYNSLTPNTFGNFNISTVLIKTAFSKSDEKQSAAFDEFRSNRLKVAERLAEEFYGTSSYERNAEDGFPLGFGKNSQKVLLPAFLAAYSGQDANKVKTSAFRDVPIPNWDLKYTGFMKFDWFKKNFKRFSLTHGYRSTYTINQFSTNLNLNKDPADNEQPVPATPYSGQPQEALDQSGNFKNARLFSNINLTEMFSPLVRLDFEMKNSVKILAEIKKDRLLSLSFDNNLMTEALGNEYVVGLGYRIKDLRIRSKLAGPRRRIVSDLNMKADISVRDNKTIIRYLDLENNQITSGQTIWGLKYSADYAFSKNLTGIFYFDYTFSDYAISTAFPQTTIRSGLTLRYNFGN is encoded by the coding sequence TTGAACAGAACTAACCTGAAACCTTATAAACACTATACTTTATTTGCTTGTGTTTTATGTTTTTCCATCTGGTCTTGGGGGCAAGAGCCAGTGCAAGATTCTGTGCAAACGGGATATAATGTTGGAACATTAAAAGTACCAGACCCCAACAGTATAGAGTCTAAATACACATACGATCCTGTAACCGACAGGTATATCTATACCGAAAAAGTAGGCGAATTCAATATCAATTACCCTATAATTTTAACCCCCGATGAGTATTATGCCTTAGTGGCGCGAGAAAGTTTAAAAGGCTATTACAAAGAAAAAATTGATGCTTTTGATGGAAAAAAAGAAGGTTCAGAAGAAGAACGCAAAAATTTACTGCCCGAGTTTTATGTGAAATCTGATTTTTTTGAAACTATTTTTGGAAGCAATGTAATTGAAGTAGTGCCTCAAGGTTCGGTGGAGATGGACTTAGGTATTCTGTTTTCTAAACAGGATAATCCGTCGTTTTCCCCACGAAACAGAAACAACTTTACTTTCGATTTCGACCAACGTATTAGTTTAAGCTTAATGGGTAAAGTGGGTACGCGCCTTCAGGTAACTGCCAATTACGATACGCAATCCACCTTCGATTTTCAAAATTTAATCAAGTTGGAATATACGCCAACGGAAGATGATATCATCCAAAAAATAGAAGTTGGTAACGTAAGCATGCCACTAAACAGTTCGCTAATTACCGGAGCGCAAAGTTTATTTGGTGTAAAAGCGCAACTTCAATTTGGTAAAACGACCGTTACGGGTGTGTTTTCTGAACAAAAATCGCAAGGAAATACAGTAGTGGCTCAGGGCGGCGGAACCCTTGAAGAATTTGAGTTGTTCGCAAGAGATTATGATGAAAACCGGCACTTCTTCTTAGCGCAGTATTTTAGAGATACTTACGACGCTTCATTGGCGAACTACCCGTTTATAAACAACAGAGGGTTGCAAATTACCCGAATTGAAGTTTGGGTAACCAACCGAAGTAACCGCACAGAAAATGTAAGGAATATTGTAGCGCTTCAAGATTTAGGAGAGATAGGTTACAATCAGGCAGACCCAGAAAACGACGATATATTGCTCGACCCAATTCCAAGCGGTTTTATAAACAGCGCAGGGCCGTTTCCAGATAATGGTAATAACGACCTTAATCCTAAGGCCATTGGTTCGGGGTCTATTTTAACAGAACAAATACGAGATATCTCAACGGCAGGGCAAGGTTTTGGAAGCCTCAACTCACAGGTTAATGAAGGGTCTGATTATGCAAAACTTGAGAATGCCAGAAAACTAAACCAAGGTCAAGAGTATACTGTAAACACAGAGTTAGGTTATATTTCATTAAACCAACGCTTAAATAACGACGAGGTGCTGGCAGTAGCTTTCCAATATACCGTTGGCGGTAAGGTGTATCAAGTAGGAGAATTTGCCAATGATGGTGTTGATGCTACCGATGTCGAAACCAACGAGCAAGGACAGGTTACCTCTGTGGTAAATACCAGTTTGGTCTTAAAAATGCTGAAAAGTAGCATTACAAATGTAGGCCAACCTATTTGGGATTTGATGATGAAAAACATCTACGACACAGGGGCCTATAATTTAAGTCAGGAAGACTTTACACTTAATATTTTTTATAATGAAGCGTCGCCATTGAACTTTGTGAGCCCTATTCCTGAAGCAGGAGAAACACCAGAACAAGCTGATTTTGAATTAGATATCAATGGGAATCTCGTTGACGAGAATACAAAAGAAGACGATAAAATTCAAAACTCGCCACTTTTAAGAGTGTTCAATTTGGATAAATTGAATTTTAATAACGACCCACAAACCCGTGGCGATGGTTTCTTCGATTTTGTTCCGGGCATTACCGTGATTCCGCAAAACGGAAAAATTGTGTTTACCAGTGCTGAACCCTTTGGGAAATATCTTCACAATATTTTAGGTGACGGAAATTATGATGATGAAAGCTCCTACAACTTAGACCAACAGAAATACGTTTTTAGAACACTGTATAACAGTACCAAAACGGCTGCTTTAGAAGAAGCGGAAAAGAATAAATTTAAAATAAAAGGACGTTACAAATCAACGGGTGGTGATGGTATTCCTATTGGGTCGTTTAATGTGCCGCGAGGTTCGGTACGTGTTACGGCTGGTGGACGTGTGTTGGTTGAAGGTGTAGATTATACGGTAAATTATCAATTAGGCCGCGTACAGATTTTAGACGAAGCCCTAAAAGCATCAAACACACCAATTAAGGTTTCAACAGAGAATAATGCGGTTTTCGGTCAGCAAACACGCCGTTTTACTGGTTTTAATGTAGAGCATAAGTTCAACGAAAACTTTGTATTGGGCGGAACCTTGTTAAACCTTAACGAACGCCCCATTACGCAAAAGGCAAATTACGGTTCAGAGTCCATTAATAATACCATTTTTGGCTTTAACGGAAACTACGCTACCAAAGTGCCTTTTTTAACACGTTTGGCTAATAAATTACCAAATATAGATACCGATGTAGAATCGAACGTATCACTTCGTGGCGAATTTGCCTATTTAGCTCCCGGAGCGCCAAAAGGTACCGATTTAAATGGCGAGGCCACCTCATATATTGATGATTTTGAAGGCTCGCAAAACGGTATCGATTTAACCTCGCAGCAATCGTGGTTTTTATCGAGTAGGCCTATCGACCTTAATGGCGACGGGAATCCCGACCCAGAGGATACCGAAATTATTGATAATGGATTTAACCGAGCCATGTTAAACTGGTATGTTATCGATCCTATTTTTTACACCAGCAGGCGTCCGGATGGCGTCACAGATGATGACCTTTCAGATTTGTATACCAGTCGCGTATTCATTAACGAATTGTTTCCCGATAGAGATATTGTTCAAGGACAGAATTCGGTACTTTATACCTTAGATTTAGCCTATTATCCTGACGAAAGGGGGCCTTATAATTTTGATCCAGATGCGGCTGACGGTACAATTGACAATCCGCGTGACGCTTGGGCGGGAATCACGCGCCAAATCACATCAACCGATTTTGAGCAACAAAATGTAGAGTATATCGATTTTTGGCTACAAGATCCGTTTCAAGGCAATCCTAACAACCCGGGTGGTAAATTGGTGTTTAACCTTGGTAATATTTCAGAAGATATTATTCGAGATGGTAAAAAACTATACGAAAACGGTTTGCCAGAAGATGGCAACGTAGACTTACTGCAAAAAACTACATGGGGAACGGTTACACCTCAAAACCAAAGTTTGGTTTATGCTTTCGATACCACAGGGCAAGAGCGTACCAACCAAGATGTAGGTTATGATGGTTATAGCGACAGTCAGGAGGCGCCACTATCGGAAGATCCGGTTTTAGAGTCGATTTATAGTAATTTTAGGAACTTAGAAGACCCGTCAAACGATAATTATACTTATTTTTTAAATACCGATGGCGATATTTTTGAACGGTATAAACGATTTAACGGTGTAGATGGTAACACGCCAGATACCTTTTCAAATACAAATCGTGGTGCCAATACACAACCAGATGTAGAGGATATTAATCGTGATAACACCATGAACACGATTGATAGCTATTATGAGTATGAGTTAGACTTAGCTCCAGAAAATTTGCCAAAAACACAAGAGGAATTCAAAAATCTTCCGGATTCAAACCCGTTAAAACAATTTTTAAGGGATTTCAAGGACCCTTCGCGTAATTTTCCAAATGGTGATTCTGAAGAGAATGTGCGTTGGTACCAGTTTAGAATTCCTGTGCAAGGTGCCCATGCCAAAGCAGTTGGAGGAATTACCGATTTAAGGTCGGTACGTTTCGCCAGGATTTATATGAAAGAATTTGAAGAGCCAACCGTGTTCCGTTTTGGTACACTCGATTTAGTACGTAGCGATTGGCGTCGTTTTACCCAAGCTTTAGATAAAGACGATCCTGAGCCCAGCGATCCACTAACCGATTTTTCAGTAGGCGTTATCGGTACTATCGAAAACGAGGGGAGTTATGAATCACCTCCAGGGATTAGACCAGAAGAGTTGTTTAACAACAATACGGTGGTACGCCAAAATGAACAATCATTGGTGGAAAAAGTATGTAACTTGGAAGTTGATGATGCCAGAGCGGCATTTAAAAACATTGACTTAGATATGCGTCAGTACAAACGCATTAGAATGTTCATGCATGCCGACGATGGTAACGACTCTGGTACTGGCAATTTAAATGATGGCGATTTGGTTGGTTTCATAAGAATGGGTAACGATTTAACCGAAAACTACTATCAAATAGAAGTACCTCTAGTATTAACGAGTTCAACTAATAATGAAGTTTGGCCTACCGAAAACGAAATCAATCTACCGATTGACATTCTAGGAAAAGTAAAAGCCGAAGGTATTTCGAGAGCGACTTTGGCCAATGTAGATCCCACGTTTTATGATGTTGTAAATGGCGAGCTGGTTTTAGCTGAGAATCCATTTGATGGACATGTTATTGGTCAGCACCGCGTGGGAATAAAAGGAAACCCTAGTTTCGGTGATATTAGAACCTTGATGGTTGGTATTAAAAATGTATCGGGTGATAATAATACCTGTGCCGAAGTATGGTTTAACGAGCTACGCCTTTCCGATTTGGATAACGAAGGCGGTTGGGCCGCTGTGGTAAGCATGGATGGTAACATTGCCGATTTTGCCAACGTAAGCGCCACTGCAAGACAAAGTACTTCTGGTTTTGGAGGTTTAGAGCAAGGCCCTAGCCAACGTAGTTTGGAGGATGTAAAGCAGTACGATGTGGTTACCAATATTAACGTAGGGCAATTGCTACCTAAAAAATGGGGCGTTCAGCTTCCGTTTAATTACGGGCAAAGTGAAGAACTCATTACCCCAAAATACGACCAGTTTTATAAAGATTTAACTTTGGATTCGCGTTTGGATGCCGCCAACGACGAAGCGGAGCGTGAACGTATTAAAAACCAATCGGAAGATTATACCAAACGCCAAAGCATCAATTTTATTGGAGTTAGAAAAAACAGAACAACCGATAAAAAACCGCGTTTTTACGATGTGGAAAACGTTACGCTTAATTACTCATACAACAAAGTGCAGCACCGTGATTTCGAGATTGAAAACTCGGTAAACAAAACCTTGCGGGTTGGTGCCAATTATGCCCATAACTTCAATCCGGTTAAAGTTGAGCCGTTTAAAAATAACGATTCGCTTTTCAGAAATAAATATTGGAAAATTATTAAGGATTTCAACGTTAATTTAATGCCGTCCAGTTTTACGGTAAATACCGATATCAACAGGCAATTCAATAGACAAAAATTTAGAGAGGTTGATTTAACGGGCGATAATATTGGTATTGAAGAGCTTTTTAGAAGAAATTACACTTTCGATTTTCAATATACCCTTAATTACAACTTAACCGATGCGTTGCAGTTTAACTTTACGGCTGCGAATAATAATATTGTTCGGAATTATTTCAAGGATAACGATTTAATCCGAGGTGAACAGGATGAACGCCTAGATGTTTGGGACGGCCTCTTGGATGTGGGAGACCCCAACAGGCAAACACAAAATTTAGGTGTTACCTACCAGTTGCCTATCAATAAAATACCAACCTTTAGCTTTATTGATGCTACGTACCAATATACTGGAAGTTTCCAATGGCAAAAAGGTTCCGATTTATTTGGCAATGTAGAGTTAGATGGCCAAACTTATGATTTGGGTAATGCCATCCAAAATTCAAATGTACATAACATCAATGCCTCTTTGGACATGACCCGTTTTTACAAATACATAGGGTTGGTAAAAAAACCGGTTAGAACGGTAAGGCGAAGATCAGGAACGCCAGGCGGTCCTTCGGGGGCAAACGATGATGATAAGAAGCCTAATAGGCCGAAAAACAAATCGATGACCAAAATATTAAATGCGGGTGTCGATATTTTAACCACTATTAAAAGAATACAGGCCACTTACTCAGAAAATAATGGTATGTTCTTGCCAGGTTATACGAGAACACCGGGCTTTATTGGTACCCTAAAACCCACGGTTGGCTTTACTTTTGGTAGTCAAAGCGATGTGCGTTATTTGGCTGCGCGTCGCGGTTGGTTAACGGCATTTCCAGAGTTTAACCAACAATTTACAGCTACAAATACTAAGCAATTGGATTTGTCGGCGAGTCTTCAGCCTGTTAATGACTTGCAGATAGACCTTATTGGAAACCGCGCTTATTATGAAAATTACGCCGAAAACTTTAATGTACAGAATGGCGTCTATAACTCGTTAACTCCAAATACGTTTGGGAATTTTAATATTTCAACCGTGCTCATTAAAACAGCATTTAGCAAAAGTGACGAAAAACAGTCTGCTGCTTTCGATGAGTTTAGGTCGAACAGATTAAAGGTTGCTGAGCGCTTAGCAGAAGAATTTTATGGTACATCAAGCTATGAAAGAAATGCCGAAGATGGTTTCCCGTTAGGTTTCGGTAAAAACAGCCAAAAAGTACTATTGCCAGCATTTTTGGCGGCTTATTCAGGGCAAGACGCCAATAAAGTGAAAACGTCAGCATTTAGAGATGTACCCATACCAAACTGGGATTTAAAATATACTGGCTTTATGAAGTTTGACTGGTTTAAAAAGAATTTTAAACGATTCTCTTTAACGCACGGTTACCGCTCTACCTACACAATTAATCAGTTTTCTACTAACCTGAATTTAAACAAGGATCCAGCTGATAACGAACAGCCTGTTCCGGCAACGCCATATTCTGGACAGCCGCAAGAAGCTTTAGATCAATCGGGTAATTTTAAAAATGCTCGTTTGTTCAGCAACATCAACTTAACCGAGATGTTTAGTCCGCTGGTACGCTTGGATTTCGAAATGAAAAATTCGGTTAAAATTCTAGCTGAAATAAAAAAAGACAGACTTCTATCTTTAAGTTTTGACAACAATTTAATGACAGAGGCTTTAGGTAACGAATACGTAGTAGGTTTGGGCTACCGAATTAAAGATTTACGTATCCGTTCTAAGCTCGCAGGTCCACGGCGCCGTATTGTGAGCGATTTAAATATGAAAGCCGATATTTCGGTACGAGACAATAAAACCATAATTAGGTATCTCGATTTGGAAAACAACCAAATTACTTCGGGCCAAACCATTTGGGGGCTAAAATATTCAGCCGATTATGCTTTCAGTAAAAACCTAACTGGCATCTTTTATTTTGATTACACGTTTTCAGACTATGCTATTTCAACGGCATTTCCGCAAACAACCATTCGCTCAGGGTTAACACTAAGGTATAATTTCGGTAATTAA
- a CDS encoding energy transducer TonB, protein MRNQKDAHDTIRQNGEVVKKSQKHDTNLQKNSTFYFQIGLIVCLLTAYGLLEMRFENESAEIVSALPIEDDFPEVAIENFKVYEPSKPEPKQDTKKEVKLIDEIKEIEDDFDEGKIIDVVTVEQSTTTDNPIDPNKVNVVDKPEETNVPIAFIQNVPIYPGCEDSKNNNERRKCMSDKITKLIQRKFEGGDIASDYGLTGKQKIFVRFTIDKTGHVNDIQTKAPNPDLSEEAERVINLIPKMIPGKQNDQNVGVVYDLPIIFQVHD, encoded by the coding sequence ATGAGAAATCAAAAAGATGCTCACGACACCATTCGGCAAAATGGGGAAGTCGTGAAAAAATCACAAAAACATGACACAAATTTACAAAAAAACTCCACCTTTTATTTTCAAATAGGGTTAATTGTATGCTTACTAACCGCTTATGGTCTATTGGAAATGCGGTTTGAAAACGAATCGGCCGAAATTGTAAGTGCTCTGCCAATTGAAGACGATTTTCCAGAAGTAGCTATTGAAAACTTCAAAGTTTATGAACCTTCAAAACCAGAACCCAAACAGGACACAAAAAAAGAAGTAAAATTGATTGATGAAATCAAAGAAATTGAAGATGATTTTGATGAGGGAAAAATCATTGATGTGGTTACCGTAGAACAAAGCACAACAACGGATAATCCCATAGACCCAAATAAAGTAAATGTGGTTGATAAACCTGAGGAAACAAACGTTCCTATTGCTTTTATCCAAAATGTACCTATTTACCCGGGTTGTGAAGACTCTAAAAACAATAACGAGCGCAGAAAATGCATGTCTGATAAAATAACCAAACTCATTCAAAGAAAATTTGAGGGCGGTGATATAGCTTCCGACTATGGGTTAACAGGTAAACAAAAAATCTTTGTTCGGTTTACCATTGACAAAACAGGGCATGTTAATGATATTCAAACAAAAGCTCCAAACCCAGACCTTAGCGAGGAAGCTGAACGCGTTATTAACCTAATCCCGAAAATGATTCCTGGAAAACAAAATGACCAAAATGTGGGTGTCGTTTACGATTTACCTATTATTTTCCAAGTTCATGATTAA
- a CDS encoding energy transducer TonB, whose protein sequence is MEPKKNPKANVGRNSSLYFAIGLALMLFITNYAINYKTYDKEDIDVGMVVMEEEIEEEIPLTQQIQTPPPPPPPPAAPEVIEIVEDEVEVEETVIESTEVDQETEIVEVEEVEVVEVEEDIDVPFSVIENVPVFPGCEKGSNNEKRACMSKKISQFVNKKFNTDLASDLGLSGRQRINVIFKIDKTGTVTGIRARAPHPGLEREAKRVIGLLPKMKPGKQRGKPVNVPYSLPIIFQVQD, encoded by the coding sequence ATGGAACCTAAAAAAAATCCTAAAGCAAATGTGGGGCGTAATAGCTCACTGTATTTCGCCATTGGCTTGGCGTTAATGCTATTCATTACTAATTATGCCATAAACTATAAGACTTACGATAAAGAAGACATAGACGTTGGAATGGTAGTTATGGAGGAAGAAATAGAAGAAGAAATTCCTTTAACTCAGCAAATACAAACACCGCCACCGCCACCGCCACCACCAGCAGCACCCGAAGTAATCGAGATTGTTGAAGATGAGGTAGAGGTTGAAGAAACTGTAATTGAATCTACAGAGGTAGATCAAGAAACTGAAATTGTAGAAGTAGAAGAGGTTGAGGTTGTTGAAGTAGAAGAAGATATCGATGTGCCATTTTCAGTTATTGAAAACGTACCGGTTTTCCCAGGTTGCGAAAAGGGAAGCAATAATGAGAAAAGAGCATGTATGTCGAAAAAAATATCGCAATTTGTAAACAAAAAATTTAACACCGATTTAGCCAGCGATTTAGGTTTATCAGGAAGACAGCGTATTAACGTTATCTTTAAAATCGACAAAACAGGTACGGTTACAGGTATTCGTGCTAGAGCACCGCACCCTGGACTTGAAAGAGAAGCTAAACGTGTTATTGGCTTGTTGCCAAAAATGAAACCAGGAAAACAACGTGGTAAACCAGTAAATGTTCCTTACTCTTTACCAATTATTTTCCAAGTCCAAGATTAA
- a CDS encoding VanZ family protein has protein sequence MLPATLLYTLALTLACLVRLNNLPDVGFSFGDKVFHFLAYALLMLLWFGTFYYNIGFVRLKSIIYALVFSVVFGIVIEVLQDTFTDYRALDVYDVVANSLGALLTAVALWLKKTLHVKNQ, from the coding sequence ATGCTTCCAGCAACATTATTGTACACTTTGGCCTTAACTTTGGCTTGTTTGGTACGTTTAAACAATTTGCCAGACGTTGGTTTTTCGTTTGGCGACAAAGTATTTCACTTTTTGGCCTATGCCCTCTTAATGTTGTTGTGGTTTGGGACATTTTACTACAATATAGGTTTTGTACGTTTAAAGTCAATAATTTACGCATTGGTGTTTTCTGTGGTTTTTGGTATAGTTATTGAAGTATTACAAGATACATTCACTGATTACAGAGCATTGGATGTTTACGACGTTGTTGCCAATAGCCTAGGAGCTTTGTTAACCGCTGTAGCACTGTGGTTAAAGAAAACTTTACACGTTAAAAACCAATAA